In one Pseudomonas sp. Bout1 genomic region, the following are encoded:
- a CDS encoding methyl-accepting chemotaxis protein has translation MSTVTPAKPQEASRSRSQIIVLFIALIVFIMLLFANFAYLNTQSTYDKQYIGHAGELRVLSQRIAKNATEAAAGKAAAFKLLGDARNDFAQRWGYLKKGDPATGLPAAPIAVRAEMRAVQTDWEALLKNADAILASEQTVLSLHQVAATLAETVPQLQMESEKVVDILLQRGAPASQVALAQRQSLLAERILGAVNTVLAGDETAVQAADAFGRDANRFGQVLNGMLNGNAGLRITQVEDHDARARLAEISELFEFVSGSVDEILETSPQLFQVRASASNIFNLSQTLLDEASHLATGFENLADGRTFDTIGGYVLGLLALASIILIGLVMVRETNRQLRETAEKNERNQNAIMRLLDEIEDLADGDLTVTASVTEDFTGTIADSINYSVDQLRDLVATINLTAGQVAGAVQDTQATAMHLAQASEHQAQQIAEASTAINQMAQSIDQVSANAAESSAVAERSVEIANKGNEVVHNTIHGMDNIREQIQDTAKRIKRLGESSQEIGDIVSLIDDIAEQTNILALNAAIQASMAGDAGRGFAVVADEVQRLAERSSAATRQIETLVRAIQTDTNEAVISMEQTTTEVVRGARLAQDAGVALEEIEGVSKTLAALIQSISNAAQQQTSSAGQISLTMNVIQQITSQTSSGSTATAESIGNLAKMASQLRRSVSGFTLPAAKQVDE, from the coding sequence ATGAGTACCGTCACCCCCGCCAAACCCCAGGAAGCTTCCCGCAGCCGCTCCCAGATCATCGTGCTGTTTATCGCGCTGATCGTGTTCATCATGCTGCTGTTCGCCAATTTCGCGTACCTCAATACCCAGTCCACCTACGACAAGCAGTACATCGGCCACGCCGGGGAACTGCGGGTGCTGTCCCAGCGCATCGCCAAGAACGCCACCGAAGCCGCCGCCGGCAAAGCCGCTGCGTTCAAGCTGCTGGGGGATGCGCGCAACGATTTTGCCCAGCGCTGGGGTTACCTGAAAAAAGGCGACCCGGCCACCGGCCTGCCTGCCGCGCCCATCGCCGTGCGCGCAGAAATGCGCGCTGTGCAGACCGACTGGGAAGCGCTGCTGAAAAACGCCGATGCGATTCTGGCCAGTGAGCAAACCGTGCTGTCGCTGCATCAGGTGGCCGCGACCCTGGCGGAAACCGTTCCACAGTTGCAGATGGAGTCGGAAAAGGTCGTCGACATCCTCCTGCAACGCGGCGCCCCGGCCAGCCAGGTGGCGTTGGCCCAGCGGCAATCGTTGCTGGCCGAACGCATCCTGGGTGCGGTGAACACCGTGCTGGCGGGCGACGAGACCGCCGTGCAGGCTGCCGATGCGTTTGGCCGCGATGCCAACCGTTTCGGCCAGGTACTCAATGGCATGCTTAACGGCAATGCCGGGCTGCGCATTACCCAGGTTGAAGACCACGATGCCCGGGCCCGGTTGGCGGAAATTTCCGAGCTGTTCGAGTTCGTCTCCGGCTCCGTGGACGAAATCCTCGAAACCTCGCCGCAACTGTTCCAGGTACGCGCCTCGGCGAGCAATATTTTCAACCTGTCGCAAACCCTGCTGGACGAAGCCTCACACCTGGCCACCGGCTTTGAAAACCTGGCAGACGGGCGCACCTTCGACACCATCGGCGGTTACGTGCTGGGTTTGCTGGCGCTGGCCTCGATCATCCTGATCGGCCTGGTGATGGTCCGCGAGACCAACCGCCAGTTGCGCGAAACCGCCGAGAAGAACGAGCGCAACCAGAATGCGATCATGCGCCTGCTGGACGAGATTGAAGACCTGGCCGACGGCGACCTGACCGTCACCGCGTCGGTGACCGAAGACTTCACCGGCACCATCGCCGACTCCATCAACTATTCCGTGGACCAACTGCGCGACCTGGTGGCGACCATCAACCTCACCGCCGGCCAGGTGGCCGGCGCGGTGCAAGACACCCAGGCCACCGCCATGCACCTGGCCCAAGCCTCCGAGCATCAAGCGCAGCAGATTGCCGAAGCCTCCACCGCGATCAACCAGATGGCCCAGTCCATCGACCAGGTGTCGGCCAACGCCGCCGAATCCTCGGCCGTGGCCGAGCGCTCGGTAGAGATCGCCAACAAGGGCAACGAAGTGGTGCACAACACCATCCACGGCATGGACAACATCCGCGAACAGATCCAGGACACCGCCAAGCGCATCAAGCGCCTGGGCGAATCGTCCCAGGAGATCGGCGACATCGTCAGCCTGATCGACGACATCGCCGAGCAGACCAACATCCTCGCGCTCAATGCTGCGATCCAGGCCAGCATGGCCGGTGATGCCGGGCGGGGTTTTGCGGTGGTCGCCGATGAGGTGCAGCGCCTGGCCGAGCGTTCTTCGGCGGCAACGCGGCAAATCGAAACCCTGGTGCGGGCGATCCAGACGGACACCAACGAAGCCGTGATTTCGATGGAACAGACCACCACCGAAGTGGTGCGCGGTGCGCGGCTGGCCCAGGACGCCGGGGTGGCGCTGGAAGAGATCGAAGGCGTGTCGAAAACCCTGGCGGCGTTGATCCAGAGTATTTCCAATGCGGCGCAGCAGCAGACGTCTTCGGCAGGGCAGATCTCGCTGACGATGAACGTGATCCAGCAGATCACCAGCCAGACGTCGTCGGGCTCCACGGCCACGGCCGAGAGCATCGGCAACCTGGCAAAAATGGCCAGTCAGTTGCGGCGGTCGGTGTCGGGGTTCACCTTGCCGGCGGCGAAGCAGGTGGATGAGTGA
- a CDS encoding chemotaxis protein CheW yields the protein MTESQTAFELLLDIDRRCRLLAADLPSQETRLHSWSGIGFRLGGHWYVAPMGEVAEVLHEPRCTLMPGVKPWVRGVANLRGRLLPVMDLGGFLGLDLSVARKQRRVLVVEYQDVFVGLLVDEVVGMQHFAQDALSMRNASSAAFIQGEFDGDQLWQVFSPFALAQAPGFMDVAA from the coding sequence ATGACCGAGTCGCAAACCGCCTTCGAGCTGCTGCTGGACATCGACCGCCGCTGCCGCTTGCTGGCCGCCGACCTGCCGTCCCAGGAGACCCGCCTGCACAGCTGGAGCGGGATCGGGTTCCGCCTGGGCGGGCACTGGTACGTGGCGCCCATGGGCGAAGTCGCAGAGGTGCTGCACGAACCGCGCTGCACCTTGATGCCCGGGGTCAAGCCGTGGGTCAGGGGCGTGGCCAACCTGCGCGGGCGCTTGCTGCCGGTGATGGATTTGGGCGGGTTCCTCGGCCTGGACCTGTCGGTGGCGCGCAAACAACGGCGGGTGCTGGTGGTGGAATATCAGGACGTGTTTGTCGGCCTGTTGGTGGACGAGGTAGTGGGCATGCAGCATTTTGCACAAGACGCATTGTCGATGCGCAACGCGAGCAGCGCGGCGTTTATCCAGGGCGAGTTTGACGGCGACCAGCTGTGGCAGGTCTTCAGCCCCTTCGCCCTGGCCCAGGCTCCAGGCTTCATGGATGTTGCCGCATGA
- the pilH gene encoding twitching motility response regulator PilH has protein sequence MARVLIVDDSPTEMYKLTEMLEKHGHEVLKAQNGGDGVALARQEKPDAVLMDIVMPGLNGFQATRQLTKDPETGHIPVIIITTKDQETDKIWGERQGAKDYLTKPVDEETLIATLNKVLAG, from the coding sequence ATGGCACGTGTTTTGATCGTCGACGATTCGCCGACTGAAATGTACAAACTGACCGAGATGCTCGAAAAGCATGGTCACGAAGTCCTCAAGGCCCAGAATGGCGGCGATGGCGTCGCGTTGGCCCGCCAGGAAAAACCCGACGCGGTACTGATGGACATCGTGATGCCGGGCCTCAATGGCTTCCAGGCTACCCGGCAGCTGACCAAAGACCCTGAAACCGGGCACATCCCGGTGATCATCATCACCACCAAGGATCAGGAAACCGACAAGATCTGGGGCGAGCGCCAGGGCGCCAAGGACTACCTCACCAAGCCGGTGGACGAAGAAACCCTGATCGCCACCCTGAACAAGGTGCTGGCCGGCTGA
- the pilG gene encoding twitching motility response regulator PilG, translating into MEQHSNALKVMVIDDSKTIRRTAETLLKNVGCDVITAIDGFDALARIVDHHPHIIFVDIMMPRLDGYQTCALVKNNPAFKSIPVIMLSSKDGLFDKAKGRIVGSDQFLTKPFSKEELLSAIKAYVPGFAAVEQAH; encoded by the coding sequence ATGGAACAGCATTCCAACGCCTTGAAAGTGATGGTGATCGACGATTCGAAAACGATTCGCCGCACGGCCGAAACACTGTTGAAGAACGTAGGGTGCGACGTCATCACGGCCATCGACGGTTTCGATGCCCTGGCCAGGATTGTTGACCATCACCCGCACATTATCTTTGTCGACATCATGATGCCGCGCCTGGATGGTTATCAGACCTGCGCGCTGGTGAAGAACAACCCGGCGTTCAAGTCGATCCCGGTGATCATGCTGTCCTCCAAGGATGGGCTGTTCGACAAGGCCAAGGGGCGCATCGTTGGTTCTGATCAATTTTTGACCAAGCCTTTCAGCAAGGAAGAACTGCTGAGTGCGATCAAGGCCTATGTGCCGGGCTTCGCCGCAGTAGAACAAGCACACTGA
- the gshB gene encoding glutathione synthase: protein MSVRVGIVMDPIASISYKKDSSLAMLLAAQARGWSLFYMEQPDLYQGDGEARARMRPLQVFANPEKWFELQDEIDSPLSDLDVILMRKDPPFDMEFVYSTYLLEQAERAGVLIVNKPQSLRDCNEKLFATLFPQCTPPTVVSRRADVLREFAAKHGDVILKPLDGMGGTSIFRHRAGDPNLSVILETLTALGTQQIMGQAYIPAIKDGDKRILMIDGEPVPYCLARIPAAGETRGNLAAGGRGEARPLTDKDRWIAAQVGPTLREKGLLFVGLDVIGENLTEINVTSPTCIREIDNAFGTNIGEMLMAAIASKLQAK from the coding sequence ATGAGCGTTCGCGTCGGCATTGTCATGGACCCTATCGCCAGCATTTCCTATAAAAAGGATAGCTCGCTGGCCATGCTGCTGGCCGCCCAGGCCCGCGGCTGGAGCCTGTTCTATATGGAGCAGCCGGACCTTTACCAGGGCGACGGTGAAGCGCGGGCGCGCATGCGCCCCCTGCAGGTGTTTGCCAACCCCGAGAAGTGGTTCGAACTGCAAGACGAAATCGACAGCCCCCTGAGCGACCTCGACGTGATCCTGATGCGCAAGGATCCGCCGTTCGACATGGAGTTCGTCTACTCCACCTACCTGCTGGAGCAGGCCGAACGCGCGGGCGTGTTGATCGTCAACAAGCCGCAGAGCCTGCGCGACTGCAATGAAAAGCTGTTTGCCACCTTGTTCCCGCAGTGCACGCCGCCAACCGTGGTCAGCCGCCGCGCCGATGTGCTGCGTGAATTTGCCGCCAAGCACGGCGATGTGATCCTCAAGCCGCTGGACGGCATGGGCGGCACCTCGATCTTCCGTCACCGCGCCGGCGACCCGAACCTGTCGGTGATCCTGGAAACCCTGACCGCGCTGGGCACCCAGCAGATCATGGGCCAGGCCTATATCCCGGCGATCAAGGACGGCGACAAGCGCATCCTGATGATCGACGGCGAGCCGGTGCCTTACTGCCTGGCGCGCATTCCGGCAGCCGGCGAGACCCGCGGAAACCTGGCGGCCGGTGGCCGGGGTGAAGCCCGCCCACTGACCGACAAGGATCGCTGGATTGCAGCCCAAGTCGGCCCAACCCTGCGCGAAAAAGGCCTGCTGTTCGTAGGACTGGACGTAATTGGCGAAAATCTCACCGAAATCAACGTCACCAGTCCGACGTGTATTCGCGAGATCGACAACGCATTTGGCACGAACATCGGCGAAATGCTGATGGCCGCGATTGCCTCCAAGCTACAAGCCAAGTGA
- a CDS encoding energy transducer TonB, giving the protein MTLPPDLPPELSHSGVRPADRLGFTLFLAALIHLALILGLGFTFAEPKQITKTLEITLATFKSEKKPEKADFLAQDNQQGSGTLDKKAVPKTTEVAPFQDNKVNKVTPPPAPKPEVKQAAPKAAVTTIAPKPQKAPTQREKTKTEPAPTPPAPTFDSSQLSSEISSLEAELAHEQQLYAKRPRIYRLNAASTMRDKGAWYKDEWRKKVERIGNLNYPDEARRQQIYGNLRLLVSINRDGTLYEVQVLESSGQPLLDQAAQRIVRLAAPFAPFTGDLSDIDRLEIIRTWRFAKGDRLSSN; this is encoded by the coding sequence ATGACGCTCCCGCCCGATCTGCCCCCCGAACTCTCCCACAGCGGCGTGCGCCCGGCTGATCGGCTCGGATTTACCCTGTTCCTGGCGGCGTTGATTCACCTGGCGTTGATCCTCGGCCTGGGCTTCACCTTTGCCGAGCCCAAGCAAATCACCAAGACCCTGGAAATCACCCTCGCCACCTTCAAGAGCGAAAAGAAGCCCGAGAAGGCTGATTTTCTCGCCCAGGACAATCAGCAAGGCAGCGGTACCCTCGACAAGAAGGCCGTGCCCAAGACCACTGAAGTGGCGCCATTCCAGGACAACAAGGTCAACAAGGTCACGCCACCGCCGGCGCCCAAGCCCGAGGTGAAACAGGCTGCACCCAAGGCCGCCGTCACCACGATTGCACCCAAGCCGCAAAAAGCCCCGACCCAGCGCGAAAAGACCAAGACCGAACCCGCACCCACCCCGCCGGCCCCGACGTTTGACAGCTCGCAGCTCTCCAGTGAAATCTCCAGCCTGGAAGCCGAACTGGCCCACGAACAACAGCTGTACGCCAAGCGCCCACGCATCTACCGCCTCAACGCCGCCTCCACCATGCGCGACAAAGGCGCCTGGTATAAGGACGAATGGCGCAAGAAGGTCGAGCGCATCGGCAACCTGAACTACCCGGACGAAGCCCGCCGCCAGCAGATCTACGGTAATTTGCGACTGCTGGTGTCGATCAACCGCGATGGCACTTTGTACGAAGTGCAGGTGCTGGAGTCCTCCGGCCAACCGCTGCTGGACCAGGCGGCGCAGCGCATCGTGCGTCTGGCGGCGCCTTTCGCGCCGTTTACCGGCGACTTGAGCGACATCGACCGCCTGGAAATCATTCGCACCTGGCGCTTTGCCAAGGGTGATCGGCTGTCGAGCAATTGA